CTAAAGAGTTCAATTCCATTCACCACATGATATAAATCTGGCATGGTGAAGCATTTGTAAGACTCATATTGTCCGACACTATCCGGCGTACCGACAATTTCTTGATAGGTGCTGCTGATGATGAAGTTAGCAGCATTCATCGCAATCAAATCAGCAGTAAACTGTAAAGAAAAATGATATTTCTCTTCCAAATCATTCCAGTAAAGGTTACTGAACAAGTATTTGGACTTTTCCAAAGCGTGGGCAATGTTACACTGCGTTACTTTCAGACGCCGCGCCAGGAGAAACGCCACCAAATTTCCATCAGTATAGTTACCCACAATTAAGTCAGGTTTACCTTGAAATTCTGCCAGCAATTCTTTTTCAGAATCAATCGCGAAAGTTTCTAGATAAGGCCAAAACTCAAATCGAGAAATCCAGTTTTGCGTCATGTTGGGATTAAATTCCCGCAGAGGTACGCGCAAAATCCAGGCATTTTCGGTGCCATAAACTTTTTCTAAACGTTGGTTACAAAGAGTGCCATCACTGTTGGGTATTAAGCGAGTGAGGATAATTACTTTTGGCTCAACATTGAGTTTTTCTAAACCAGCTAAAATGGCATCTTCTTGTAACTGCTGTTCGAGAGTTTTTGCTTGGTCGAGGACGTAAACTACCTGACCACCAGTATCGGGACGTCCTAAAACTCCTTCTTGTCCAAACCAACCGTGAGCCGACACCAAGACGATTTTAAAAATCATCGGGATGCGAGAGATAAAGGCTTCTAGGGTTTGGGGGTCGGGAGAGTCGATTAATTCATCGAGAATTTCTAAGGTTTCGCGCACCCTAGAAGCGGTGTTACCCCAACCCGGTTCAAAGCCCATCATTTGCAATTGAAACCGGAATTCTTCGTAGGGTTCATCATTTGGGCGATCGCTTACAAATCCGATAGCTTTCTTAACTTGTTCGGAAAGTTGCTGCTGTGTTTGAATGTTGTTATTGATCAGCAGTTGGATACCGTTGTATTGGTGCAAGCGCAGAAAATTAAACAAGCCTTCTAGCCATTGCTTCGGGTCTTGGAACAACTTGCTGGAGAGATAACGGTTGAGGTACTGCACCCCTTTGCCAATATTTTTCGGGTCGCGAATTGTCGGGGTGTAATCGTAAAATGGACCGAAATCCAATTCTAGCAGGTCGCCTTCTTGGGGATGAAATCGGTTTACTAGGCGATCGCGCAGATCCAAAAGTTCGTCCACCGATATCGATTCCACACTCAAGTCTTCCGTCAGCCGATAAACTTCTTGACTGGCTATTTTTGGGCGAAAAATGAAACAGAGATTTGTATTATCCTGAATAATTTCCTGAGTATAGTAAATTAGTTTGCCTAAGAGCGAAAAAGGCTGCTCTTTCTGGTATTTAGAGCAAAATTCACTGTACACATTCAGGATGTCATTCCGCAGCAAATACCCCTTTTCTTGGCTGCGTAACTCGCTAATAAACGAACGCAAATCGCTTTTTTCTTCGCTGTTCAAGACTGCATGAATCAATTCAGACATGGGAACCCCACTTATCGATTTTTGATTTTAGCTTTTGTTTAGATTTTGACTGGATAATGTCTAAAAAGTCAAAAAAAGCAACATCAAGGCAAAAAAAAGCAGATTTTTCCTTTTTACTTTGACCTTTTCTGTTTACCCATCAATTTCATCTCCTTTCTACGCATATCTTATTGCTGAACAAATTTCCCTCTAACTAAAGACGTACAATTTGAGATTTTTTCATGTCGATGAAAAATTTTCTCAGTGTCAAGTAACCCCAGGGCTATTTTGGAGATACCGACAACCAGAAATTTTTGTGATTAGGTGTAACAATTATCAAGTTAGATTTATAACGTGCTTGCCACAATTTTGCAAGCTTATTTACTACCGATTAACAAGCATTGTTAATTTGAGGCTCAACTAAATTTTAATAGTTGATATTGCTGGGTATTAATGCTTATTTTTATACTATAGTGCAGAAAAGCTATTTTCAATCATTCACAGGATTTATGAGAGAAGGATTAATTTTTGTCAACAACAAAAATTAATTGTTTGCAAGTAAATATACTCAAAAAGTTTAATTTAAATGAATTAAAATCAACTTTTGGATGTTAACTAGAAAATGCCTGATTCAATGTGTTTATAATTTCAGCATAAAGTCGTAGAAATCAGGTTGTTTCATATGGCTACAAATACACAAAAAGCAACATCTGACCACAGCGTAGGCAACATAGTTATTATGTCCTTGCTTGCCTTCTGTGGGTTGACCGTCATCTTTCTGCTTGGTCTTTTTTAACTAGAATAGGACTTACGCAAAAAGTATATGTAGGGTCCGGCTTATTAGGGTGTGGATTTTCCTCCCCTAATATTGCCGTTGCGTTATGGCAGAACGCAAGAGCGCACCGCACTCTTATCGTAAAAACGATGCGTTAGCCTAACGGCATAACACACCCTACTAGCTACTAGCTAATCGCGGGCTTCCCTTCGGGACGCTGCGCGAACGTTCATGTAGCCCCAGGCTTTCAGCCGGAAGGCGGTATATATTTACACCCAAAATTTCCCTAAACAAAAAGCGATGCCGTCAGACATCGCTATTGATATTTAACTAATTTTTTTGTAGGGTAGTAATTTTTAATTTCCTCGTAGGGAGTTGACGTTATAACTAACCCATGCCATCGATTACGGGATGAAAGTAGAAAGCGAACCCTAACACTGTATAAGCGGCTAATAGTAATGTGCCTTCTAGCCAATTAGATTTTCCATCAGAACTAATAGAATTTGCAATTAACACCGATACAGCCACAGCCACTAATTCAAAGGGATTAAAATTTAAATCCATTGGCTGACCGAATATTCGCCCTGCTACCACTAAAACAGGAGCGACAAATAAAGCAATCTGCATACTCGATCCCACAGCCACGGAAACAGAAAGATCCATCTTATCTTTCATTGCCACGGTAACTGCGGTAGCATGTTCAGCGGCGTTACCGACGATGGGAACCAAAATCACCCCTGTAAACAGTGGTGTCAAACCTAGCTGGGATGTGGCTACTTCTAAAGAATCTACCAGCATTTCTGACTCAAGCGCCACTAATAGAGTACACGCTAGAAGCACTCCACTCCACAACCAAACATTGGGCTTGGTATGAATTTCCTCAGACTCGACTAAACCGACCTCATAAAGATAAGCGTGGGTTTTCATCGAAAATAGCAACGTCAAAGCGTAAACCACGATTAATACTATTGCCACCGCAAGCGAAAAATTTTCTACGGTTTGTTGACTAATTCCAACAGAAGTTACGTTCATCGCTGTTGGCAGCAAAATCGCAATCACTGCCAAATTCATCGAAGCAGCATTTACCCGCGCTACAATTGGCTGAAATGTCTGTTCTTTGTAGCGAAGTCCTCCCAACAGCATAGAAAGACCCATCACAAGTAGTAAGTTGCCAATAATCGAGCCGGTTATACTGGCTTTGACTACATTTACCAACCCAGCTTTTAGGGCAATTAAAGCAATGATCAATTCTGTGGCGTTACCAAAGGTGGCGTTTAATAATCCTCCTAGCGTTGGACCAACTACCACAGCAATTTCTTCTGTAGCTGTACCCATCCAAGCTGCTAACGGCAAAATCGCTAGTGCAGCGGTGATGAAAACTATCAACTCTCCCCACTTGAAAAATTCCGCTGCTAAGGAAA
The window above is part of the Tolypothrix sp. NIES-4075 genome. Proteins encoded here:
- a CDS encoding sucrose synthase; this translates as MSELIHAVLNSEEKSDLRSFISELRSQEKGYLLRNDILNVYSEFCSKYQKEQPFSLLGKLIYYTQEIIQDNTNLCFIFRPKIASQEVYRLTEDLSVESISVDELLDLRDRLVNRFHPQEGDLLELDFGPFYDYTPTIRDPKNIGKGVQYLNRYLSSKLFQDPKQWLEGLFNFLRLHQYNGIQLLINNNIQTQQQLSEQVKKAIGFVSDRPNDEPYEEFRFQLQMMGFEPGWGNTASRVRETLEILDELIDSPDPQTLEAFISRIPMIFKIVLVSAHGWFGQEGVLGRPDTGGQVVYVLDQAKTLEQQLQEDAILAGLEKLNVEPKVIILTRLIPNSDGTLCNQRLEKVYGTENAWILRVPLREFNPNMTQNWISRFEFWPYLETFAIDSEKELLAEFQGKPDLIVGNYTDGNLVAFLLARRLKVTQCNIAHALEKSKYLFSNLYWNDLEEKYHFSLQFTADLIAMNAANFIISSTYQEIVGTPDSVGQYESYKCFTMPDLYHVVNGIELFSPKFNVVPPGVNENAYFPYTRHEDRVESDRLRLEEMLFTLDDSSQIFGTLDDPNKRPLFSMARLDRIKNMTGLAECFGKSPELQEHFNLILIAGKLRVEESGDNEERDEIIKLYNIIEQYNLHGKIRWLGVRLSKGQSGEVYRVIADHQGVFVQPALFEAFGLTILEAMISGLPTFATQFGGPLEIIQNKVNGFYINPTNLEETAEKILEFVLKCEQNPNYWNEISQQGINRVYSTYTWKIHTTKLLSLARIYGFWNFNSKENREDLLRYIETLFYLIYKPRAQQILEQHKYR
- the cax gene encoding calcium/proton exchanger, with product MSGKNILFLVLLLFIPVSLAAEFFKWGELIVFITAALAILPLAAWMGTATEEIAVVVGPTLGGLLNATFGNATELIIALIALKAGLVNVVKASITGSIIGNLLLVMGLSMLLGGLRYKEQTFQPIVARVNAASMNLAVIAILLPTAMNVTSVGISQQTVENFSLAVAIVLIVVYALTLLFSMKTHAYLYEVGLVESEEIHTKPNVWLWSGVLLACTLLVALESEMLVDSLEVATSQLGLTPLFTGVILVPIVGNAAEHATAVTVAMKDKMDLSVSVAVGSSMQIALFVAPVLVVAGRIFGQPMDLNFNPFELVAVAVSVLIANSISSDGKSNWLEGTLLLAAYTVLGFAFYFHPVIDGMG